In Nitrospirota bacterium, the following are encoded in one genomic region:
- the pal gene encoding peptidoglycan-associated lipoprotein Pal: MFKKVGLNLFAVIICTLVLLTGWGCAKKVSTTDNVISEPGKESPEIEGKAAEELSFVQEPSIPQERDSIPEGMLDSGSLVMKLEDIFFDFDKEIIRPDSKLILDRNVQLLKEHPLMEVVIEGHTDERGTNEYNLALGERRTRSTKRYLVARGVASERLRTISYGEERPFCTENTEECYQSNRRAHFVPVND, translated from the coding sequence TTAAATTTATTTGCTGTAATCATCTGTACACTTGTCCTTCTGACAGGATGGGGATGCGCCAAAAAGGTTTCAACGACAGACAATGTCATCAGTGAACCTGGAAAAGAGTCGCCCGAAATAGAAGGCAAAGCTGCGGAGGAGCTTTCATTTGTTCAGGAACCTTCCATTCCTCAAGAAAGAGACAGTATCCCGGAGGGGATGCTTGATTCGGGCAGCCTCGTCATGAAACTTGAGGACATCTTCTTTGACTTTGATAAAGAAATTATCAGGCCTGATTCAAAGTTAATACTTGACAGAAATGTTCAATTGCTTAAAGAACATCCGTTGATGGAGGTCGTCATTGAGGGTCATACGGACGAACGGGGGACTAATGAATACAACCTGGCCCTCGGTGAACGCAGGACCCGATCAACCAAACGGTATCTTGTTGCAAGAGGCGTAGCTTCTGAACGACTCAGGACCATTTCATATGGAGAGGAACGGCCCTTCTGTACTGAGAACACAGAGGAATGCTATCAGTCAAACAGACGTGCTCACTTTGTTCCCGTGAATGATTAA